The genomic DNA AATGATTCCCCTCGGAGTAAGGGAGAAGTTTTCTCTTACTGCCGATTCGATTTTCTCTTCAGAAACTTTGCCGGTACCAAAGGTGTCTACTAAAACTGATACTGGTTCAGCTACTCCAATCGCATACGCAAGCTGTACCTCAGCCTTATCAGCAAGCCCAGCAGCCACGATATTCTTTGCGACATAACGACACATATAAGCAGCAGAGCGGTCTACTTTTGAGGGGTCTTTCCCTGAAAATGCACCTCCACCATGTCGGCTGTATCCTCCATAGGTGTCAACAATTATTTTTCGACCGGTAAGTCCTGCATCTCCTACCGGACCTCCGATGACAAAATTTCCAGTCGGATTGATTAGGTAAGTGGTGTCTTCAGACAAGAGGTGTTCTGGAACGATTTTCTTTACAACAGTCTCTATGACGTACCTTGAAAGTTGTTGTTGATTGTATCCCTCCTGGTGTTGCGTGGAGATAACAACACAGTCAACATGTACTGGACTACCATTTTCATAGCGGACCGTAACTTGAGATTTAGAATCTGGCTTTAGGTAATGTTCTCCAGCTTTTCGTTGAAGTGCAAGCTCATGGACAAGGCGATGTGAGAGTGAGATAGGGAGTGGCATGTATTCTGGCGTTTCATTGCAGGCAAAGCCAAACATTAATCCCTGATCTCCTGCGCCCTGTTCTTTGAAAGCGCCCTCACCTTCCGTAACTCCCTGACTAATATCGGGAGACTGTGCGTTTATAAAAGTAAGTATCTCACACGAAGAGTGATCAAAACCAAGTACAGGATCCGTATAGCCAATCTTCTGGATCGTTTCCCGAACAATATCTTCATAGGCTACGGAGTGATTCGACGTAATTTCGCCAGCGAGTACGACTACTCCATTTTTCACGAGGGTCTCACATGCGACCCGGCTGTTTCTGTCTCCTGCCAAGTGTGCATCGAGTATTGCATCGCTTATCTGATCACAGACTTTATCTGGATGACCCTCTGAAACGGATTCTGAAGTAAAAAGATATGTTCGATGATTCACGACGATATTCCCTTTGATAATTCCTGTCTTTCTGGATCGAGGTTTACTACGACTGCAAAGTTGATTTGTAATCTCGTAAGAATCCTAAAATTTTTCGCATAGGTCAAGGCAGATGCCATTGGCTGTGTCGATGAGAGGGAGACAAATTGTGCACTCAGCGGCTCGCTACTCGACTAGCTCTTTTCTCGATCTCTATCGGTGCTCCTAATATCACATTGAGCACTGGAAAGCCGTGCTGCGAGTTCTTGAGCAATTGCCACAGAGCGATGTTTGCCTCCAGTGCAGCCGATTCCGATGTTTAAATATGCCTTTCCCTCATGAAT from bacterium includes the following:
- a CDS encoding methionine adenosyltransferase, with the protein product MNHRTYLFTSESVSEGHPDKVCDQISDAILDAHLAGDRNSRVACETLVKNGVVVLAGEITSNHSVAYEDIVRETIQKIGYTDPVLGFDHSSCEILTFINAQSPDISQGVTEGEGAFKEQGAGDQGLMFGFACNETPEYMPLPISLSHRLVHELALQRKAGEHYLKPDSKSQVTVRYENGSPVHVDCVVISTQHQEGYNQQQLSRYVIETVVKKIVPEHLLSEDTTYLINPTGNFVIGGPVGDAGLTGRKIIVDTYGGYSRHGGGAFSGKDPSKVDRSAAYMCRYVAKNIVAAGLADKAEVQLAYAIGVAEPVSVLVDTFGTGKVSEEKIESAVRENFSLTPRGIIDSLNLLNPIYAATAAYGHFGREATKDGHFSWEKLDKTSELQALL